Proteins co-encoded in one Vidua macroura isolate BioBank_ID:100142 chromosome 13, ASM2450914v1, whole genome shotgun sequence genomic window:
- the DAG1 gene encoding dystroglycan 1, with protein MTVGCLLQAPVLGRTWLPVLLLAASAHCHWPSEPAEVVRDWENQLEASMHSVLSELRETVPAVVGIPDSSAVVGRYFRVSIPTDLIASNGEVVQISEAGRDSLPSWLHWNAESSSLEGLPLDTDKGVHYISVTTLQPFPNGSYVPQTTNVFSVEVHQEDHNEPQSVRVAVQDTSDTAPFVCGSEEPVTILTVILDADLTKMTPKQRIELLNRMRSFSEVELHNMKLVPVVNNRLFDMSAFMAGPGNAKKVVENGALLSWKLGCSLSQNSVPNISKVEAPAKEGTMSARLGYPVVGWHIANKKPHLPKRMRRQINATPTPLTAIGPPTTAAQEPPTRIVPTPTSPAIAPPTETTAPPVREPIPLPRKPTVTIRTRGPIVQTPTLGPIQPTRVAEGTGTASVPIRPTMPGYVEPTAVITPPSTTTKKPRVSTLKPATPSTTDSSTAITRRPTRRPKTPRPTKPPSTTRSPISKLTTASPPSRVRTTASGLPRPWEPNEPPKLTNHIDRVDAWEGTYFEVKIPSDTFYDKEDTTTDKLQLTLKLKEQQMIEENSWVQFNSTSQLMYGMPDHNHIGKHEYFMYATDKGGLFAVDAFEIHVHKRPHGDKSPVKFKARLEGDHNAVVNDIHKKIMLVKKLALAFGDRNSSTITVQDIAKGSIVVEWTNNTLPLEPCPREQIRTLSKKIADDSGRPSPALSNVLQPEFKPLNVSVVGSGSCRHIQFVPVTKDGRVISEATPTVAAGKDPEKSSEDDVYLHTVIPAVVVAAILLVAGIIAMICYRKKRKGKLTIEDQATFIKKGVPIIFADELDDSKPPPSSSMPLILQEEKAPLPPPEYPNQSMPETTPLNQDTIGEYTPLRDEDPNAPPYQPPPPFTAPMEGKGSRPKNMTPYRSPPPYVPP; from the exons ATGACTGTTGGATGCCTACTGCAAGCCCCTGTCCTGGGGAGGACttggctccctgtgctgctgctggcagcctctgctcacTGCCACTGGCCCAGCGAGCCGGCGGAAGTGGTTCGGGACTGGGAAAACCAGCTGGAGGCCTCCATGCACTCGGTGCTCTCGGAGCTGCGGGAGACTGTGCCGGCTGTGGTGGGCATACCCGATAGCTCTGCCGTGGTGGGACGCTACTTCAGAGTCTCCATCCCCACGGATTTAATTGCTTCCAATGGAGAAGTTGTCCAG ATCTCTGAAGCTGGGAGGGACTCCTTGCCTTCTTGGTTGCACTGGAATGCggagagcagctccctggaagGGTTGCCCCTTGACACGGACAAGGGTGTCCACTACATCTCAGTGACCACTCTGCAGCCCTTCCCAAATGGGAGCTATGTCCCACAGACCACAAACGTATTCTCCGTTGAGGTCCACCAAGAAGACCACAACGAGCCTCAGTCGGTGCGTGTGGCCGTCCAAGACACGAGTGACACAGCGCCCTTCGTGTGTGGCTCAGAAGAGCCAGTCACTATCCTGACTGTCATTTTGGATGCTGACTTAACAAAAATGACACCAAAGCAGAGGATTGAACTCTTAAACAGAATGAGAAGCTTTTCAGAGGTGGAACTTCACAACATGAAGTTGGTTCCTGTTGTAAATAATAGACTCTTTGACATGTCGGCCTTCATGGCTGGACCAGGAAATGCAAAGAAGGTGGTGGAAAACGGGGCCTTACTCTCATGGAAACTGGGATGTTCCCTGAGCCAAAACAGCGTCCCCAACATCAGCAAGGTAGAGGCTCCAGCTAAGGAAGGAACCATGTCTGCCCGCCTTGGCTACCCGGTTGTTGGCTGGCATATTGCTAACAAGAAACCTCACCTCCCAAAGAGGATGCGGCGGCAGATCAACGCCACCCCTACGCCTTTGACTGCCATCGGGCCGCCCACCACTGCCGCACAAGAGCCACCCACCAGGATTGTCCCCACCCCAACGTCGCCCGCCATCGCGCCTCCCACGGAGACAACGGCACCTCCTGTCCGGGAGCCCATTCCACTGCCGAGGAAGCCAACAGTCACCATCAGAACCAGAGGCCCCATTGTCCAGACGCCCACGCTGGGGCCAATCCAGCCAACCAGGGTAGCAGAAGGCACGGGCACGGCCTCCGTGCCGATTCGCCCCACGATGCCTGGGTATGTAGAGCCCACAGCAGTGATCACACCGCCCTCAACTACCACCAAGAAACCAAGAGTCTCCACTCTGAAGCCAGCCACACCGTCCACGACAGACTCCTCCACAGCAATAACACGAAGGCCTACTCGAAGGCCCAAAACACCCCGTCCAACAAAGCCTCCCAGCACAACCAGATCGCCCATCTCCAAGCTGACAACAGCCTCTCCGCCGTCCCGCGTGCGCACCACAGCCAGCGGGCTGCCCCGGCCCTGGGAGCCGAACGAGCCACCCAAGCTGACGAACCACATCGACAGGGTCGATGCCTGGGAGGGCACGTACTTCGAGGTTAAGATACCGTCAGATACCTTCTACGACAAGGAAGACACCACCACTGACAAGCTGCAGCTGACCTTAaagctgaaggagcagcagatgATCGAGGAGAATTCTTGGGTGCAGTTCAACAGCACCAGCCAGCTCATGTATGGCATGCCAGACCACAACCACATTGGGAAGCATGAGTACTTCATGTATGCCACTGACAAGGGCGGGCTTTTTGCTGTGGATGCTTTTGAAATCCATGTTCACAAGCGCCCACATGGGGACAAGTCTCCGGTgaagttcaaggccaggctggaaggggacCATAACGCAGTGGTGAATGACATCCATAAAAAGATTATGCTGGTGAAGAAGCTGGCTCTGGCATTTGGCGacaggaacagcagcacaaTCACAGTGCAGGACATCGCCAAAGGCTCCATCGTAGTGGAGTGGACCAACAACACGCTGCCACTGGAGCCTTGCCCTCGGGAGCAGATCCGGACTTTGAGCAAAAAAATTGCGGATGACTCCGGCAGGCCGAGCCCAGCTTTGTCCAATGTCCTGCAGCCCGAGTTCAAGCCTTTGAATGTGTCTGTGGTTGGttctggcagctgcaggcacaTCCAGTTTGTCCCCGTGACCAAGGATGGCAGGGTGATCTCAGAGGCAACGCCAACGGTGGCAGCAGGCAAAGACCCTGAGAAGAGCAGCGAGGACGATGTGTACCTGCACACTGTCATCCCTGCCGTGGTGGTGGCCGCCATCCTCCTCGTGGCTGGCATCATTGCCATGATCTGCTACCGCAAGAAGAGGAAAGGCAAGCTGACCATCGAAGACCAGGCCACCTTCATAAAGAAAGGCGTGCCCATCATCTTCGCCGACGAGCTGGACGACTCCAAGCCCCCACCGTCCTCCAGCATGCCCCTCATCCTCCAGGAGGAGAAAGCCCCACTGCCCCCCCCAGAGTACCCCAACCAGAGCATGCCGGAGACCACGCCGCTCAACCAGGACACCATCGGGGAGTACACTCCGCTGCGGGACGAGGACCCCAACGCGCCGCCCTACCAGCCTCCCCCCCCCTTCACTGCGCCCATGGAGGGGAAAGGCTCCCGCCCGAAGAACATGACCCCGTACAGGTCCCCACCGCCCTACGTCCCCCCTTAA
- the NICN1 gene encoding nicolin-1 isoform X1, with product MPATGGCRYWGTTLTHAGDAVPVPVEWRMSVEVPIWGCASVQEIVFKNFYTAFLSVRVQRPGPGGSRRWMTCLRDLCLMPCPHTEEGSQDYFCLHRHQMLCDLDQVTAMRFILRQPSPVWLHFTIEDLQIFPPGQKSPQKDFPSWLSQLTPPEQPASLHGSGDRNITKGEVGAQCPSADSSGMETGTRASLWEQWMHSMVQWQELPDPEKVSTEVQQMWVLTEVIRARQAAARIGRFDVDGCYDVNLLSYT from the exons ATGCCGGCAACGGGTGGATGCCGGTACTGGGGTACCACCCTTACCCATGCTGGGGATGCAGTGCCAGTCCCAGTAGAGTGGAGGATGTCCGTGGAGGTCCCGATATGGGGCTGTGCTAGT GTGCAGGAGATCGTGTTCAAGAACTTCTACACGGCGTTCCTGAGCGTGCGGGTGcagcggcccggccccggcgggtCCCGGCGCTGGATGACCTGCCTGCGGGACCTGTGCCTGATGCCTTGCCCGCACACCGAGGAGGGTTCCCAGGACTACTTCTGCCTCCACCGGCACCAG ATGCTGTGTGACCTGGACCAGGTGACAGCAATGCGGTTCATCCTGCGACAGCCCTCCCCAGTCTGGCTCCACTTCACCATCGAGGACCTGCAGATTTTCCCCCCTGGACAGAAG AGTCCTCAGAAGGATTTTCCCTCCTGGCTCTCCCAGCTGACCCCTCCGGAGCAGCCAGCCAGCCTACATGGG TCTGGGGACAGGAACATCACCAAGGGAGAAGTGGGTgcacagtgcccctcagccgACAGCAGTGGGATGGAGACAGGAACAAGAGCATCCCTGTGGGAGCAGTGGATGCACAGCATGGTTCAGTGGCAG GAGCTCCCTGATCCGGAGAAGGTGTCGACAGAGGTCCAGCAAATGTGGGTGCTGACAGAGGTGATCCGGGCTCGCCAGGCAGCTGCCCGCATCGGGCGCTTCGAC GTGGATGGCTGCTACGATGTCAACCTGCTTTCCTACACCTGA
- the NICN1 gene encoding nicolin-1 isoform X2: MPATGGCRYWGTTLTHAGDAVPVPVEWRMSVEVPIWGCASVQEIVFKNFYTAFLSVRVQRPGPGGSRRWMTCLRDLCLMPCPHTEEGSQDYFCLHRHQMLCDLDQVTAMRFILRQPSPVWLHFTIEDLQIFPPGQKSPQKDFPSWLSQLTPPEQPASLHGELPDPEKVSTEVQQMWVLTEVIRARQAAARIGRFDVDGCYDVNLLSYT; this comes from the exons ATGCCGGCAACGGGTGGATGCCGGTACTGGGGTACCACCCTTACCCATGCTGGGGATGCAGTGCCAGTCCCAGTAGAGTGGAGGATGTCCGTGGAGGTCCCGATATGGGGCTGTGCTAGT GTGCAGGAGATCGTGTTCAAGAACTTCTACACGGCGTTCCTGAGCGTGCGGGTGcagcggcccggccccggcgggtCCCGGCGCTGGATGACCTGCCTGCGGGACCTGTGCCTGATGCCTTGCCCGCACACCGAGGAGGGTTCCCAGGACTACTTCTGCCTCCACCGGCACCAG ATGCTGTGTGACCTGGACCAGGTGACAGCAATGCGGTTCATCCTGCGACAGCCCTCCCCAGTCTGGCTCCACTTCACCATCGAGGACCTGCAGATTTTCCCCCCTGGACAGAAG AGTCCTCAGAAGGATTTTCCCTCCTGGCTCTCCCAGCTGACCCCTCCGGAGCAGCCAGCCAGCCTACATGGG GAGCTCCCTGATCCGGAGAAGGTGTCGACAGAGGTCCAGCAAATGTGGGTGCTGACAGAGGTGATCCGGGCTCGCCAGGCAGCTGCCCGCATCGGGCGCTTCGAC GTGGATGGCTGCTACGATGTCAACCTGCTTTCCTACACCTGA
- the AMT gene encoding aminomethyltransferase, mitochondrial, protein MLRAGCRAALPRRPPGSAPRRGAGGSGAGEEGLKQTPLDALHRARGGRMVPFAGWTLPLHYGQGHLQSHLHTRRHCSLFDVSHMLQTLVYGRDRIRFMESLVVGDIAELKPGQGTLTLLTNEKGGIMDDLIVTNTSEDHLYVVSNAACADKDLAILRDRAAQLQATGSDVHLEVSDNALLALQGPSMARVLQAGLSDDLAKLSFMNSVTTTVFGVPGCRVTRCGYTGEDGVEISVPAARAVELAEQLLGVPDVWLAGLAARDSLRLEAGLCLYGNDIDETVTPAEAGLMWTLGKRRRVAMDFPGAAVIMAQVKEKPRRRRVGLTSVGPAIRPHMAILGPEGRPVGTVTSGCPSPCLGKNIAMGYVEAAHSRAGTELTVEVRKKQHPAVITKMPFVPTQYYMAK, encoded by the exons atgctgCGGGCGGGCTGCCGCGCCGCgctgccccgccgccccccgggcTCGGCGCCGCGGAGAggggccggggggagcggggccggggaggAGGGGCTGAAGCAGACGCCGCTGGATGCCCTGCATCGGGCCCGCGGCGGGCGGATGGTGCCGTTCGCCGGCTGGACCCTTCCGCTGCACTACGGGCAGGGCCACCTCCAGTCACACCTGCACACCCGCCGCCACTGCTCCCTCTTCGACGTCTCCCATATGCTGCAG ACCCTGGTGTACGGCCGGGACCGCATCAGGTTCATGGAGAGCCTGGTAGTGGGGGACATCGCCGAGCTGAAGCCAGGACAG GGCACCCTGACGCTGCTCACCAACGAGAAGGGTGGCATCATGGACGACCTCATCGTCACAAACACGTCAGAAGATCACCTCTACGTGGTGTCCAACGCCGCCTGTGCTGACAAGGACTTGGCCATCTTGAGG GACAGAGCGGCGCAGCTGCAGGCCACCGGCAGTGACGTACACCTGGAGGTGTCAGACAATGCGCTGCTGGCTCTGCAAG GTCCCTCCATGGCACGGgttctgcaggcagggctgtcgGATGACCTGGCCAAGCTCTCCTTTATGAATAGCGTCACCACGACCGTCTTTGGCGTGCCGGGCTGCCGGGTCACGCGCTGTGGTTACACCGGCGAGGATGGCGTGGAG ATCTCGGTGCCCGCGGCGCGGGCGGTGGAGCTGGCCGAGCAGCTCCTGGGCGTCCCCGACGTGTGGCtagcagggctggcagccagggacagcctgcGCCTGGAGGCCGGGCTCTGCCTCTACGGCAACGACATTGATGAGACTGTCACCCCTGCCGAGGCCGGGCTGATGTGGACTTTGG ggaaGCGCCGGCGTGTGGCCATGGActtccctggtgctgctgtcaTCATGGCACAAGTGAAAGAGAAGCCAAGGCGCAGGCGTGTGGGGCTGACGTCGGTGGGACCCGCCATCCGGCCCCACATGGCCATCCTGGGCCCCGAAGGCAGGCCTGTGG GCACCGTGACCAGTGGATGTCCCTCGCCCTGCCTGGGCAAGAACATCGCCATGGGCTATGTGGAGGCAGCGCACAGCCGGGCTGGCACCGAGCTCACCGTCGAGGTACGGAAGAAGCAGCATCCTGCTGTCATCACCAAGATGCCCTTTGTGCCCACCCAGTACTACATGGCCAAGTGA
- the TCTA gene encoding T-cell leukemia translocation-altered gene protein has product MAAVAAGWQPPWRALAALGRELAAEWAAQDVRAALCQLLLLWLGISLLGVRLAWRAYGGAVAALCYRTGPAGRRSPGTASGASPSRPRAHSLSPAGPAGRNGAAERHCPPRDGPATEPMKTHRE; this is encoded by the exons atggcggcggtggcggcgggcTGGCAGCCGCCGTGGCGGGCGCTGGCCGCGCTAGGCCGGGAGCTGGCGGCCGAGTGGGCGGCACAGGACGTGCGGGCCGcgctgtgccagctgctgctgctctggctgggcaTCAGCCTGCTGGGCGTCCGCCTGGCCTGGCGCGCCTACGGCGGGGCGGTGGCCGCGCTCTGCTACCGGaccggccccgccggccgccgctCCCCCGGCACCGCTTCCGGGGCCTCGCCCTCCCGGCCCCGCGCGCACTCCCTGTCCCCCGCCGGCCCGGCGGGACGCAACGGCGCCGCCGAGCGGCACTGCCCGCCCCG GGATGGCCCCGCAACAGAGCCCATGAAGACACACCGGGAGTGA